Sequence from the Plasmodium yoelii strain 17X genome assembly, chromosome: 10 genome:
TTTATATTGTAAAGGATTACTTAAAAGTtcttttacatatttattaggAAGAGTTCCGTGATATAACGGTATTTTACCACCACTGTTGCACCCATTAGAGTCAATCTCATCATTATGCAACTCTtgctttttcatttttctctTTAACATTCgattaatataaatgtacaaatatataacatgccttatgttaatattttcaaaaccATTCTCTTTTAAAATGCTCAAAAAAAGACAGAAgtaattattgttatttttagagcaatatataagaatattattaatttcaaTATGATTATATGCCTCCAAATTATTTACTATTAATGTAAACATAAAATGAACTAAATTATGATcacacatttttataatcatcctaaaaaaattataatttattttattatattttaataactcTTCATTTATTACATGCATAAATAAAGATCTATCTTCATGagatatatgttttttatttttaaataaaatgtcgtaaatattaaataaataattattaactACAACCAAATACTCTTTGTTTTGTGACCTATCCTGAAGatgaacatttttttttttactttcaACTATTTCATCGTGATTTTGAGTACGATAAGGGAGAGTAATAGAATTAGAACTATTTcctttatcatcattttcaaaataagaAGGAATGTTATTCTCTTTGCGATTTTGTAGATATTCTTCCTTGatcatattataaaaatacttaTGCATATAATTAGTCATTTGCTGAAATTTTttggaaataaaattaaaattatatatagagCTAAATAAATAGAATTTgtttaatatgtttaatgATTTGTAATTATTAAGCACACGCTCACATAATAGAATTACAAATTCTCTATCAACACAGTTTATAGTTGATAAGAGATATGCATAAGAAAGGAATAAATCtgtatttattatgtttatgctgatatttttatttttaagtaaattaacaataaattttgttaactctaattttcttttaatatcaATCATCAAATTCGattctattattattttaaaaattattattatatgtttcaGCCATAAATGTTTTATATCGTCTAAATTGGTAACATTGTGTGAATAATTCAATTCACTGTTTATAAGATTGTTCGAttcttttccattttttttatcatttagaTAGTTACCATGcgttattatatttgttttatttttcacattttttaaatttttagtATTATATTGGCTCTTATTTCTGTGAAATGATCTAGCACACTGCTTCAACAAATTTAGAGAAGCATTACTATAATGCTTGTATGTTAATactatattatcattatatacAGACTGGTTATGCTcatcaaaaatattaaaatatgtgTGACTCGTTAATTTTTCGGTAAAATTAGCATTGCTACTACTATAATTAGTAGCAATAAATTTTAAGTAACTATCCCCATATTcagaattaatatattttttatttccatgcactataatatttaatatggcGTTTaccttattatttatttctcttTCTAAAACTATATATGACAATTTATGCAAATTCATATTTCTCTATATAACAATCTTCAACAGCATCATGCTATGGGTACTGATTATCTCAacagttattttttttctctattCCATAGCAATTCATTTAAGGATTAATTAAAAAGTTACGCTTTCctatcatattaaatatataattatatttatactttatatttttttatatatgtatattatttttctcttaaatttTGACATTCATTGCGATATAGAAAGAGATATACTACGTGCATATACACATATTAATTTACAacgtcattttttttcaacttttgctttgttttattttatatttgattAACAGAGAAATTGTTCAACAAATGAGGAGATATAAATTACATCATGCTACATTTAATTATTAGATTTAATATTGGTGGATacataaaacataaaaaaaatctttGCAAACATTGTGTACCATATTAACCGATTATTTCGACTTTTATActcatatatttcatttaaattccattttttttaaattaatttattaaatgataAGAACGAGAACAAAAATTGCATTATCATGCTTCTATATGAAAATAACTAAGAAAGGacaaaaaattttataataaatcaaGCAACCattttaacaaaatttaaTAGTAGGCACTCggataataatatatcatatatgaACTATAAGTTTCGAGATATTACTATACAATAATCCCCTTAGCATTCcccaaaatataaaaaaataaaattaaaatgtttagtttttataaaagacgttaaaataaaaataacatgaTAAACATagcatatataattaattatacAGCTATTATACTACAATCATtgtattgatatatatacattataataattttttttttcatgaaaaacaatataaacttgtttaaaaagaaaagtttaaaattatatataatatatatatatatatatacgcaACTTgttaaataatgaattacgaaattacaaaaaagatgaaaataacaaatataaatataaacaataaatgaaaatattgataatacgtttctaaaaatttttttaaccataaaaaaaaaatgttttacaaatagccaaaaaaaaaatcataaaaattcacaattttataaaaatatgcctATAAAGCATacgtatataaaaataagaatgtacatatatatgtatatgattatatattttttaattaaaacaagaaaaaaaacatattgataattttttttctataaaagCAATATTGATTCCCaagaaattttttaatatgacATAGGCGTGCGAAAAGAAAATCATGTGACTCGTACACCTATGCTACTACTAGCTTctcttttttcaattttataattatatattagagAAAACAATATTTCCTCTCCTTTTCCGCATAAACCTATCCTATTGAAACACTTCTTATACTATACAATACTTTTCGTCTTATTCATCTTCATCCTCTGGGTAATCTTCTAACAATTCATTCTCATCATTCTCATCATCGTTGACAACAGAATTAGATTGAttatcattttgttcattattcacatttttaatattagcTGTAATgttatctaaatttttattGGCTGAGTCACCATTTGAGTTTCCAGATTGGGAATATTTGCCATTTACCATTTTATCAAGTTCGtcttttgaaaataaaacagTATTTTTGTTTAAACCACCGTTATTTAAATGTTGTATGTAATCATCATTGACCAATTTATTGGGTGTTTTGgcttttttttccattttttctttttcctcCTTTTCTATACGTCTTTGTTCTACAAGAATgttatatgcattttttcttttataataGCTCAATTTTTGCAATTGCTTAATGTCTGAAGATTTACCAGTTTGATCACTTCCTGTTTTGTTTGCTGTATTTCCATTTTCAAGCTCATCGGGATGGGTGTAAATACTTTTaccatttgttttttttaaaaatttaattaaatctTTTTTTTGATCATATACAGATGTAAAGACATATTTATCACCAATCAATTGTGGTGCTTGGTGATAATAGTTTGAGGGGATACCAGAATATGAacttttaatttgtttgtaAGCATCGTAGAAATTTTCGTCTTCTTGGtcttcttcttttttctCGGATTTTTTCTGTTTTAAGTAGTCAAGAGTTTTATTGTCATAACTCATATGATATTGACcaaatttatttaagtaAGTAGCTAATTGTTCATTTTCAAGAGTAGATCCTTCATTTATTGAGAAATCTTTATCTTCATTAGCATATGGTGATAAGTCATAGAATGCCTTATCTGGTCCAgctaattttgttaattctTCTTCTGTTAAATCACTATAATCAAGTATATTATCTTGAATTAATTGCTTAAGATCTTTTACGCTGAATTCtttgatatttatttcatcttcttcatcttttttattattatttccattattttttcctcCATTTTGATCATTATCATCCaaaataacatatttatctagtatattttttagaatagttttataaaattcGCTATTTTCAAAACTTTCTAgcatttcatttatttttgattgcTCAAATGGGAATCTTCTTAGATTTGTTTTTGGGAAGTTTggtttttttacatattttttatttttttttggggtCTTTTTAATAGTTTGATCTACTACTTCTACTTTTGAAGCACTAGGTTTGACAATATTGGGTTTTATATGTTCATTTTCCTGTAAACTTGGGGCATTATCTTTTTGGTTATTATTCGTGGAAGATGAGGCTATTAATTCTTCTTCTCCATTGTTAGTTTCAGAATCTTCGATTTCTTGGGTAGAGTTCTCATTATTTTCAGCATTATTTTCAACATTATTTTCACTTTCACTTCCACTTTCACTTCCACTATCAGTTACACTAGAATCTATATCACTAAATTCACTACCAGTTAAATAATTAACATCGCTATCACTATCAATCATATTATCACTGTCAGTTTCAGTTAGATAACCACTATCATTATCACTTTCAGTTAGATAACCGCTATCATTACCACTAACACTATCAACATCGCTATCAAGTGCACTGTCACCATTACTTATTAAGTTTTCATCATTTGAAGGTTGGACGTTTTCAATAGTACTATCTTCATTGTTTACATTTTCATCAGAATTAGAGTTATCAAACAATGTGTATTTATCTTCGTTAAcatcttcattttcttttgtaTTGTCATTCGTAGCATTTAATGCgttttcgttatttttttctatgaTATTATAATCGATGCTATTTAGATCATCATCTGATAAACTAAATATATTTGGTATATCTAAATTAGGGAAGTTACCATTTTGTGTAAAGTCAGGAAGATTcataattaaattatcatcTTGAGACATACTTTTTAAAAGTTCCATAAATGCATCTTTGCCTTCTTCCTTATTTCCGTTCAAAAAATTGTTTGACAACTCATCAATATTTATTCCACGTTCTTTTAAtgcattttctatatttttttttaaattttctaaTTGTTCATGATTTTCTTGTGACATATTGAAGTTGCCAACATTATCTACTTCATTATTTTGGGAATTAGTTGTATCATTATCAGCACCATTATCTATtcctttaaaaatattactcATCATAACTTTATACATATCTTTTCCATTAGTaccattatcatttttttcattttcaataaGAGAGTCAAGTATAGATTTTATTTTCTCACCATTCGCTAATTTGTCAAAAGATAATCCTTTAATAGATTGTTCAGAATTATTTACTACATCTATAGGGTCATTAGAGTTAgcatttttgttatttaatGCATCACCATTTTGAGcgttattttgttcattgtTATTTGTGTTGTCATTGTTGCTCGTTTTATCATCGTTTGCATTTCCATTTGGAACACCTGATTGGTCTTTATTATCAGCATCATCTTTTCCTTTATTAATAGTTGATTTTATATCTAATGAACAATTTTTGTTTGATCCGCTCACACTAACATAGTTAATTAAAGCGATAATAGCTAAAACTTTGgggattattattttcattttgtctttattattctaacgtatttatattttcgttttttttttttggatattATTCAATATTGTATACGCGAACttagtataaatatataagtgtcacataaacaaaattgagtattataaaaaaaatgacataTATAATGTGTTCATCTTATACACAGCACGTATCATTATATATGCCACTTTTAATCGTTTGGTTGGTTAAGATACAAAACGATAAAG
This genomic interval carries:
- a CDS encoding translocon component PTEX150, putative, which codes for MKIIIPKVLAIIALINYVSVSGSNKNCSLDIKSTINKGKDDADNKDQSGVPNGNANDDKTSNNDNTNNNEQNNAQNGDALNNKNANSNDPIDVVNNSEQSIKGLSFDKLANGEKIKSILDSLIENEKNDNGTNGKDMYKVMMSNIFKGIDNGADNDTTNSQNNEVDNVGNFNMSQENHEQLENLKKNIENALKERGINIDELSNNFLNGNKEEGKDAFMELLKSMSQDDNLIMNLPDFTQNGNFPNLDIPNIFSLSDDDLNSIDYNIIEKNNENALNATNDNTKENEDVNEDKYTLFDNSNSDENVNNEDSTIENVQPSNDENLISNGDSALDSDVDSVSGNDSGYLTESDNDSGYLTETDSDNMIDSDSDVNYLTGSEFSDIDSSVTDSGSESGSESENNVENNAENNENSTQEIEDSETNNGEEELIASSSTNNNQKDNAPSLQENEHIKPNIVKPSASKVEVVDQTIKKTPKKNKKYVKKPNFPKTNLRRFPFEQSKINEMLESFENSEFYKTILKNILDKYVILDDNDQNGGKNNGNNNKKDEEDEINIKEFSVKDLKQLIQDNILDYSDLTEEELTKLAGPDKAFYDLSPYANEDKDFSINEGSTLENEQLATYLNKFGQYHMSYDNKTLDYLKQKKSEKKEEDQEDENFYDAYKQIKSSYSGIPSNYYHQAPQLIGDKYVFTSVYDQKKDLIKFLKKTNGKSIYTHPDELENGNTANKTGSDQTGKSSDIKQLQKLSYYKRKNAYNILVEQRRIEKEEKEKMEKKAKTPNKLVNDDYIQHLNNGGLNKNTVLFSKDELDKMVNGKYSQSGNSNGDSANKNLDNITANIKNVNNEQNDNQSNSVVNDDENDENELLEDYPEDEDE